AATCAATCCGACAGGTGGAATTTTCACCACCTCAAACGGGCGATAAAACCCAACCTGATGAATTGCTTGACAGGCACAATAAGCTGTGCCAGCATCTGTGGCCTGAAGTGAGCGATGAACGTTTTAGTCATTGGGTCAGGCGGACGCGAGCACGCGCTGGCGTGGAAACTCCAACAGAGCCGTCATACTTCACAGTTACTCTGCGCGCCAGGAAATGCAGGCATGGCGCAGATGGCTACGTGTCACTCACTTGACCTGACGCAGATCGAGCCGCTGCTTGCGTTAATAGAGTCAGCCTCCGTGGAGTTGACGATTGTAGGCCCTGAAGCGCCGTTGGTGGCCGGTGTTGTTGATGCATTGGCTTCGCGTGGGGTGAAAGTCCTCGGCCCAACGCGGGCAGCGGCGCAATTGGAAGGATCAAAGGTTTTTGCCAAGGAGTTCATGGTGCGACATGGCATTCCGACGGCTCGGTTTCAGGTTTGTGATTCACCCGAAGCGGCGCGCCGCGTGATTGAATCAGGCCAATTCGAGTTTCCGCTTGTGGTGAAGGCCGATGGACTGGCTGCCGGCAAAGGCGTGACAGTGGCTCATACGCGCCAACAGGCGCAAGAAGCGATTGAACAGGCGATGGTGCGGCGCGTGTTCGGCGCTGCTGGCGACCGTGTGGTCATTGAAGAATGCCTGTTCGGGCGCGAGCGGAGCTTCTTGCTTTTCACCGATGGCGAAACGATCGCTCCGATGCCGGCGGCGCAGGATTACAAACGCGCGTATGATCACGATCAAGGCCCGAACACAGGCGGCATGGGAACAATTTCCTATCCCGGCTTAGTTGATGACTCAACGTGGGCGATGATCGCTCAGACCATTGCTCGGCCGACCATCCAGGCAATGAGCCGAGAAGGCCATCCGTATCGAGGTGTGCTCTACATTGGCTTGATGTTCACGCAAGAAGGGCCGAAAGTGCTTGAATACAATGTGCGGATGGGCGATCCGGAAACGCAGGCGATCATGCCCCGCTTGGAAACCGATCTGGTGGAAATCAGTGAGGCCATTACAGCCGGTGAGTTATCCCGCATTGACCTGCGCTGGAACCAACGAGCGGTGGCCTGCGTAGTGATAGCCTCCGGCGGCTATCCAGCAACTTATCAAACAGGGTTGCCGATTGACGGCCTTGAGGCGGCGGCAAGCATGCCAAACGTTGTTCTCTTTCATGCTGGAACAGCGACATCTGCTCAAGGGCAGATCATCACAGCCGGCGGGCGCGTGCTGGGCGTGACAGCCTGGGATGAAACGCTGCCGGCAGCCCTCGATCGCGCGTATGGCGCTGTCTCGCAGATTCACTTCGAGCAGATGCACTATCGGCGCGACATCGGACGCACAACGCCTCACCAAGGATGAGAGAGACGCGAGCGTCTCAGAGCCAAACGCTTGAGCAATGCCCACACCTGCAAACATCCGCCGGAAGGTCATTCATGAATGGCTCCGCCAGGTTGGCCGATCTGAATTTTCCTTCCGGTCTCGCGCGGGAGTGGTTATAATCGAACGAAACAGTTAGGAGGCAAACGCCATGTGGGAACGATTAAAACGGCTGCTCCGGTCAATCTTTGGCGGCCTGATTGAGAGGGCCGAAGACCCGGAACTGATTTTGCAACAGGTCATCCGCGACATGCGCGACAAGATACCGCAGATGAATGAAAACGTCGCCCAGGTGATGGCAACGCAGAAATTGCTGGAAAAAGAGGTTGCCACGTTGGAGCGCGAGATCAAAGAACTGGATGGCAAAATTCGCGCAGCGATCAAACAGGGTCGCGATGATATTGCGACGATGTTCATCAGCGCCATGCAAGAGAAGCAAAACTCGATGGAACGCGCCACACAAGAACTGGCGTCGGCCCGCGCTGCATCTGAGCAAGCCAAAAAATTCCGTGATAGCTACTTGCTACAACTGAAAAAGAAACAGGCCGAAGCCATGCAGCTCATCTCCGAACATAAGCGCGCCCGCTTGCAAGAACAACTGGCGCAAACGATGGCCAGCTTCCAGATCGGCGATGATGCGGCGACGTTTGACGAGATGCGCGAAAAGGTCGCCCGGCGCGTTGCCAGCGCTGAAGCTAAAATAGATTTGGCCACCAGTAGCGTTGAATCGGAAATCGCCGAAATTGAGCGTGAAGCATTCTCCATGCAGGTGAACGATACGCTGGCCGCCTACAAACGCCAGATGGGGCTGGCTGTCGAAGGACCAGCGTCGTCACCCTCGGTCAGTGTCGAATCGTCACAAGAAAAAACGCTGGGACCGTCCGAACAAGCGCGTGCGACAGAATGACCGCTGGCCAACGATGCGAGACCGATCCGCTATGACCTTCTACTGATTGACGGATGACTGACTGCGGTTCACTGCCTACTCAAGAGCAACCATGCCGGACAAGATCAACTACTACTGGGAAGCGTTCAAAGAACCATTAAATCTGTGGCCATTGGCCGGCCTGCTTGTTGCCTCCGCCATTGCCGCAGGACAAGGTCCAATGGGTGAATTAACCGGCTTGCTGATGCTAGGCGGCGGATTGCTGGCCGAAGCCATCTATATGATCACTGTGCCGACGAGCGGTTTCTACCGGCGATTGATCGAACGCCGTCAAGCCAGAAAACTGAGCGATCAACGCCGAAAAGCGCGCGAAGAGGTGATTAAAAAATTTGATCCACGCGAGCGTGAAGCCGTCGCCTATTTGCAATGGCTGAAAAATCAAATCTACGCCAATTATCAGCGATTCTCCGGCTCCAAACAGATTCCGGCTGACATCCTGCAACTGGAGACCATGTGGGAACGGTTCGTTGACTTCCTCGACTTATACCGTCGGTGCAAATTGCACCTGCGCTCGTTTAACCGGCAAGCAATCGAAAATCAGATTGCGCAGGCCGAGCGGAATCTAGCGTCAGCCGACGATAAGACGCGCCGGGTGATTGAAAATAACCTGCAAATTCTCAAAGGCCGACTGGCCGAGTACGAAAGCATTCAACGGGCGGTGAAGCTGCTGGAAGCTCAACTGCAGTCCATCGAAAACTTTTTCGGTCTGGTCAATGATAAAGTCGTCACGATGTCTTCGATTGACAGCATTGCCTCGCTCGACTTCGATTCGGTCATTTCCAGCATTGAAATCACTCGCTCGTTGTTGGAAGAAACGGCGCCGATGATGAGCGCGTTGGAGTCATTGCAACGCGAGGAAACGCCGCGTCTACCACCAGAATTGCGCATCAGACAATAGGCTATGAGTGAAGCAAAACCTTATCGTTCGACCTCAGATGTCTCATCCTTGCCGGCGTGGGCTCAACAGATGGTTAAGAAGTACTACGCCGGTGAGGCAAGTCATTTCCTGCTCCATCACAATGTGCACGATTTAGTTCGCACGCGGGACGGCCAATATGTCGGGCTTGTGTCATTCTTGCGGCGCGAGCTACTGGGCAACAAAAACGTCGTCATGTACGATCGTAGCCAGGGCATCACGTTTGGCTCGCCGGAGGTTGAGCGCGCGTTCATCGCTCAACTGCGCGTGATGGACCCGCTTATGTCGAAAGAGGTGCTGGCCAAGCTGCCGAAAGATCCGGGGCGGGCGCTGCCGTTGATTGAGCACTACATTTTCTATGGCGATCAAGCAGCCGTGATCATTGACTTTCTGGAGACCATCGTGCCGACCGGTGAAGTCAGTTACATGGGCCACGAAGACCGCAATAACCTGGTCGCGCTGCAACGCTGGATCACCAGCTCACGACTGCTCAGCACAGATAATATCGTCATCCTCATTGCCGAATCGCTGGCTGATGTCAATCAGCGCATCCGCGAGAATTCGCGGCTGGCCACGATCCAAATTCCTTATCCCGATGAGGCCGAGCGATTGGATTACATTCGCTCGTTCCTGGCCAACAACCCCGACCTGAAAATGGAAATGACCCCTGAGCAACTGGCTCACCTGACCTCCGGGTTGAATCGCGTTCACATCAACTCCATGATGCGCAGCTCGCAACTGGACGAAGCCGGCTTGACGTTTGAATCAGTCCGATTGAAGAAGAAAGAAATCATCGAAGCAGAATGCTTCGGACTGATTGAATGGATCACGCCAAAATATGGCCTGGAGCACGTTGGTGGATTGACTTATGCGAAGGATTTTCTGCGCCACATCGCCGAGACAATCAGACAGGGACGGACCGAGGAAGCGCCAATGGGTATCTTGCTGAGCGGGCCGGTCGGCACAGGCAAGACATTCTTGGCCGAATGCTTCGCCCGCGACTGCGGCCTGAACGTCGTCGAGTTCAAAAATTTCCGCGAAAAGTGGGTTGGCTCAACCGAAGCCAATCTGGAGAAGATCCTGCACCTGCTGCACACACTGGCGCCAATTGTTGTGCTGATTGACGAAGCCGATGCCGCGCTGGGCAATCGCGTCAGCGAAGGCGATAGCGGCGTCAATGCCCGCGTCTTTTCTAAGATCGCCAGCGCCATGGGCGACACGACCAATCGTGGACGGATACTCTGGATCCTCATGACCTGCCGCCCAGACCTGCTGCCCATTGACTTGAAGCGCCAAGGCCGCTGCGAAGAGCACATTTCGTTGTTCTATCCGCAAACTGAGCAGGAACGCCTGGAGATCACGCAGGCAATGGTCAAGAAGAACAAGATTCAAGTCGAAGATGGCATTGACTACGCCCCGATTCTGAAACACCCGCTGGAGATCTCCGGAGCAGACATTGAATCTATGCTGATCCGCGCCCGCCGTGAAGCGCGTCGCCAACAACGGCAACACGTCACGCAACACGATTTGGTAAAAGTCGCCAACGAATTCATTCCCGCGCGCGATGAACTGGAATTGGAATATCAAACGCTGGTTGCTGTGCTGGAAGCGACTTCGCGTGAGATGATCCCGCAGAAGTACCGTGACATGCCTGCCTCGGAAATCAGCCGGCGCGTGGAAGAGTTGAAGATGCTGGTCTAGTGTGGCGCCGAGATTAACCGGACGGGACGAGAGCTGATGAATGCTTCGTCATGGCCTGAATTGATCGGTTGCCGGATCAGGGCTGGTGGTGCTGTCACAATGCCGCATCTTGCAATTCGATGGTCACTGTGGCCGCCGGCACCGGCTAGCGCCTATCAATCCGAAACAGCATTACGCAGTCAGCGATTGGTATAAGGTTGATCTGGACAGAGCTGTGAATGCCATGATATGCTAGCCGCCGTTGTGCGCCTGTAGCTCAATTGGACAGAGCAGCGGACTTCGGATCCGCAGGTTGGAGGTTCGAGTCCTCTCGGGCGCGCGACGAAAAAAGGAACCAACATAAACGCACCCGTAGCTCAGTTGGATAGAGCGTTGGCCTCCGGAGCCAAAGGTCGTGAGTTCGAATCTCGCCGGGTGCGCTTTTTTCTTCTCGTGAGTTCGTGTAACCGGCCGGGTGCAGCCTTCGACAAAATCAGTTTTGAGTACGTTTGCTGACTCTTCTGGTGAATTCGTGTAACCGGCCGGGTGCAGCCTTCAACAAAATCAGTTTTCAGTACGCTCGCCTTCGTGGCGTGCACGGAGCACATGAGCGACTCCTCTGAAAATCCTCATCATCCATTCCTGCGAAGGGAAATGTCGCGCTCGTGTGCAAAAACCGAATGAGATTGTCAAGCCGGATCGTGCGAGGTTGTTCACCCACCAATGAAGAGCATCTGCCGGTGTGGACTCATCAGCCGGGTACCTTTTGCCAAGACTTGACGGCGATTTTGGATTAGGCTTCCCCTGAGGCGCTTTCGTTCTCCCAACAGGAGGCTTCCAAAAAAATTCAGCTTGACAGCGCAAGGCGCATGGGTGCAAGATAAACGCCGCAGGTTTGAGAAACGTCGGGTGGCGTAGTGGGGAGCACCCGAAAGGAGGGAAAAATGATCTCCCCGACGACGCATAGGATCTTCTTGGTTGTGGTTCTCTGCCTGTTGGCCGATTGGCTTCTCTTGGCCGGTCTCTCGACGCGGGCGGAGACGTTTCTGGTGTGCGCGCAGGGCTGTCCTTACAGCTCAATACAGGAAGCTATCGGTCGGGCAAGTCCCGGCGACACGATCCTCGTTCAGGCCGGGACCTATACAGAGAATCTGGTCATTACAAAGCAAGGCCTCATCCTTCGCGGGGAAGACCCGGAGAAGGTCATTGTGCAAGCGCGATTTTCGGATGAGCCAGTTGTCCTCGTGCGTGAATCGAATGTGCGCGTGAGCAGTCTCACCGTGACGGGGGGCGCGCGGGGGGTTCAGATCGAACCCAGGGGGAATAATCCCACGCTCTCAAACCTCATTGTGCGCGGGAATCAGGGCGAAGGGCTCTTCATCGAGGCAACTCAAGCTGGAGAAGCGCGCGGCTGCTTGATCCGGGGGAACACGATTGGTGTCTTCGTGGGGTTGCGAGGGGCTTTTCGGTTCACCGCGAACCGGATTCGCGACAATCGGGACGGCGTAGAGGCTCTGGACGCCGATCGCGTGGAAGTGCGGGAGAATGTGATCACGGGTAATCTGGGCTGTGGGGTGAAAGCTGATGATCGCTCTCAGCTTCTTGGCTCCAACAACGCCATCTTTGCCAACGGTCAGAATCTCTGCGGCCGTGCGCAGAATCGCCCAGACCTCTTGGATCAGACTCCACCCCCTCCTCCGCAGAACCTCGTGGTCACTCCAGCCGAGTGGACCAATCAAGGGCGATTTGAAATTACGTGGGAGGATTCGGTGGACCTGGCGGGCATCGTCGCTTACTTCTTCAAGCTGGGCGCTGCGCCTGCGAGCGCTACCGATGGAATACGTCGGGAGATCGCCCAGAAGCCGCTTGTCCTCGAGAATCCATCGGAAGGAGAGCGACCCGTCTTCGTTTGGCTTGAAGATGGGATGGGAAATCGGAGTCATCTGAATGCCGCTCGCGGCACGCTTCGGTTTGATCGCACGCCGCCGTCGGGCACGCTGCTGATCAATCGGGGAGCGCGGCAGACGACGGAGCTGCGGGTCGCCCTCACGCTTCAGGTTCAGGATGCAGCGAGCGGATTGGCCGAGATGCGATTCTCTAACGATGGGCAGACCTGGTCGCCCTGGGAGCCCTTCGCCGCAGAGAAGGCCATTTGGGACCTTTCGCAATTCGGTGGAAATGCCGATTCCGGTCGCAAGACCGTGTCCGCTCAAGTGCGAGATCGGGCGGGCAATGTGGCCTCGCTCTCGGCACAAATTGAGTACATTCGACTCCAACCTCCCTCGGTTCGATTCACGTTCACACCCCAAACCCCACGTCCTGCTCAGCGGGTGACCTTCGACGCTTCAGGTTCCTCCAGTCCGAATGGCGCCCTCACCCGCTACGTCTGGAACTTCGGCGACGGGACGGAACGGCAGGCGAATCAACCGACCATCCAGCACACGTATGCTTCCGAGGGACGCTACACCATTCGCCTGACGGTAACAGACGCCTTGGGCATGACGGCTTCCGCCGAGCGAACATTGGTGGTGGAAGCTCGCTCGGATACGCTGCGTGTGCCTCAGGACTTCTCCAGTGTGGAGGATGCCGTCAGAGCTGCTCAGCCGGGAGATGTCATCGTCATCAGCGCCGGGTTCTACAGCGTGAATTTGGTGCTCGATAAGCCTCTGACGCTCCGAGGCGTCGGGCCTCAGACGCTGCTTCGGGGGCAGGATTTGAGCCGACCCGTGCTTGTTGTTCAAGGCGAAGGCTTTCAAATGCGCGTGGAGAATATGAGGCTCACAACACAATCCGCGGCGACAGCAGCCACGGTCTCTGCCCAAAGCGGGTCACTCACAATAGCGTCGGCAGTGCTTGAGAACCTCAGTGCTGCGCCAGCGCTGGAGATGGCTGGATCAGCTCGTGTTTCCCTGGAGGGTACGGAAATGGCGCCGATCCGTTTATCCAGCGCTCGTGGGACGACTCTTCGCGCTCGCGATCAAGCCCAGCTTACCACTGCCCATGTCCAGTTCGCCGGGGAGGCGGGATTGGCTTTCACTGGATCGGCCACAGCCGTTGTGGAGGATTCGGCGATTGCTGCTGCTAGCGGTAGCGGTTTCGCCTTCGATGGCTCAGGGAATCTAGCCCTCACTGGTGTGAGCATCGAGGCTGGGGGCGATGGGCTGTCATTTTCTTCCTCCGGTTCGCTCACTATAGAAGGTGTCGAGATTGTGGCGGGCAAAACGGCCGTGCGGCTTGCGGGATCGGCCGAGCTGGCGCTCGATCTCACAGATTCGGCGTTGGCGGGAGCCGAGGTTGGGCTCTCTCTGAGGGGAACGGTTCGCGTGACCGCCATGGACGGCACGATCCAGGGAGGTCTGATCGGCCTCGATGTCGGAGAGAATGCGTGGCTTGTGATGGAGGGCACGGAGGTCACCGGCGATGGGCTCAATGTGAAAGTCAGCGGGCGGGCGGGCGCACGACTTCAGCGGATGAAGCTTTACGGTGGATTGGCTGGCGCGCTGGCCAGGGATTCGGCGACGCTTATTCTTGAGGGTAACACGATCACCGACCACGCCCTGTGGGGCGTTTTCCTGCCTCAACTTCCTTGCTTGGTGACGAGCACGCTCAGCGGGCATACCGATTGGGTCAACTCCGTCGCCTTCAGTCCGGGTACGAAGCTTCTGGCCTCGGGGTCCGGGGATCAAACGATCCGGGTGTGGGATGTGGGGACGGGCAATCTCGTGCGCACGCTCAGTGGGCATACCGCTTGGGTCAGCTCCATCGCCTTCAGTCCGGATGGGAAGGTTTTGGCGTCAGGGTCAGGGTC
This window of the Blastocatellia bacterium genome carries:
- the purD gene encoding phosphoribosylamine--glycine ligase → MNVLVIGSGGREHALAWKLQQSRHTSQLLCAPGNAGMAQMATCHSLDLTQIEPLLALIESASVELTIVGPEAPLVAGVVDALASRGVKVLGPTRAAAQLEGSKVFAKEFMVRHGIPTARFQVCDSPEAARRVIESGQFEFPLVVKADGLAAGKGVTVAHTRQQAQEAIEQAMVRRVFGAAGDRVVIEECLFGRERSFLLFTDGETIAPMPAAQDYKRAYDHDQGPNTGGMGTISYPGLVDDSTWAMIAQTIARPTIQAMSREGHPYRGVLYIGLMFTQEGPKVLEYNVRMGDPETQAIMPRLETDLVEISEAITAGELSRIDLRWNQRAVACVVIASGGYPATYQTGLPIDGLEAAASMPNVVLFHAGTATSAQGQIITAGGRVLGVTAWDETLPAALDRAYGAVSQIHFEQMHYRRDIGRTTPHQG
- a CDS encoding right-handed parallel beta-helix repeat-containing protein; this translates as MISPTTHRIFLVVVLCLLADWLLLAGLSTRAETFLVCAQGCPYSSIQEAIGRASPGDTILVQAGTYTENLVITKQGLILRGEDPEKVIVQARFSDEPVVLVRESNVRVSSLTVTGGARGVQIEPRGNNPTLSNLIVRGNQGEGLFIEATQAGEARGCLIRGNTIGVFVGLRGAFRFTANRIRDNRDGVEALDADRVEVRENVITGNLGCGVKADDRSQLLGSNNAIFANGQNLCGRAQNRPDLLDQTPPPPPQNLVVTPAEWTNQGRFEITWEDSVDLAGIVAYFFKLGAAPASATDGIRREIAQKPLVLENPSEGERPVFVWLEDGMGNRSHLNAARGTLRFDRTPPSGTLLINRGARQTTELRVALTLQVQDAASGLAEMRFSNDGQTWSPWEPFAAEKAIWDLSQFGGNADSGRKTVSAQVRDRAGNVASLSAQIEYIRLQPPSVRFTFTPQTPRPAQRVTFDASGSSSPNGALTRYVWNFGDGTERQANQPTIQHTYASEGRYTIRLTVTDALGMTASAERTLVVEARSDTLRVPQDFSSVEDAVRAAQPGDVIVISAGFYSVNLVLDKPLTLRGVGPQTLLRGQDLSRPVLVVQGEGFQMRVENMRLTTQSAATAATVSAQSGSLTIASAVLENLSAAPALEMAGSARVSLEGTEMAPIRLSSARGTTLRARDQAQLTTAHVQFAGEAGLAFTGSATAVVEDSAIAAASGSGFAFDGSGNLALTGVSIEAGGDGLSFSSSGSLTIEGVEIVAGKTAVRLAGSAELALDLTDSALAGAEVGLSLRGTVRVTAMDGTIQGGLIGLDVGENAWLVMEGTEVTGDGLNVKVSGRAGARLQRMKLYGGLAGALARDSATLILEGNTITDHALWGVFLPQLPCLVTSTLSGHTDWVNSVAFSPGTKLLASGSGDQTIRVWDVGTGNLVRTLSGHTAWVSSIAFSPDGKVLASGSGSGFLDGTVRLWDAATGALVRTLSGHTGGVSSVAFSPDGKLLASGSWYGDQTVRVWDVATGALVRTLSGHTGGVSSVAFSPDGKLLALGSDDQTVRLWDVGTGNLVRTLSGHTNLVRSVAFSRDGKLLASGSADRTVKLWNVGMGVELVDVALELSSGPAAEFTGVLTGSENEMERNGQRLPQQALQDAQADVCPAYLRFLIKPK
- a CDS encoding AAA family ATPase; translation: MSEAKPYRSTSDVSSLPAWAQQMVKKYYAGEASHFLLHHNVHDLVRTRDGQYVGLVSFLRRELLGNKNVVMYDRSQGITFGSPEVERAFIAQLRVMDPLMSKEVLAKLPKDPGRALPLIEHYIFYGDQAAVIIDFLETIVPTGEVSYMGHEDRNNLVALQRWITSSRLLSTDNIVILIAESLADVNQRIRENSRLATIQIPYPDEAERLDYIRSFLANNPDLKMEMTPEQLAHLTSGLNRVHINSMMRSSQLDEAGLTFESVRLKKKEIIEAECFGLIEWITPKYGLEHVGGLTYAKDFLRHIAETIRQGRTEEAPMGILLSGPVGTGKTFLAECFARDCGLNVVEFKNFREKWVGSTEANLEKILHLLHTLAPIVVLIDEADAALGNRVSEGDSGVNARVFSKIASAMGDTTNRGRILWILMTCRPDLLPIDLKRQGRCEEHISLFYPQTEQERLEITQAMVKKNKIQVEDGIDYAPILKHPLEISGADIESMLIRARREARRQQRQHVTQHDLVKVANEFIPARDELELEYQTLVAVLEATSREMIPQKYRDMPASEISRRVEELKMLV
- a CDS encoding PspA/IM30 family protein; translation: MWERLKRLLRSIFGGLIERAEDPELILQQVIRDMRDKIPQMNENVAQVMATQKLLEKEVATLEREIKELDGKIRAAIKQGRDDIATMFISAMQEKQNSMERATQELASARAASEQAKKFRDSYLLQLKKKQAEAMQLISEHKRARLQEQLAQTMASFQIGDDAATFDEMREKVARRVASAEAKIDLATSSVESEIAEIEREAFSMQVNDTLAAYKRQMGLAVEGPASSPSVSVESSQEKTLGPSEQARATE